The sequence CATTCGGCATCGGTTTTCTGGATCTTGGCGCTCATGATGTTTTTATCCGGGTTTGTTTGTAAAAGGGTTTACGAGCTGCAACTGATGGCAATCGATGATGCCCAGTCGGGCGGGAAGCCGGCAAAGCTGTCTTGTCCGGGATGCTCGTCAAAGGGTGCCTGCAGCAGCGTCAGCAGGGTATCGACCTGCGAAAAGTCTTTTAGTTTCGCCGCCTGGATGGCTTCTTCGCCCAGGTGGTTGCGCAGCACGTATTTTGGATTGCTTTTAAGCATCAAATCGGCCTTTTGCGCAATATCCACGGGCGCAAGCCGCTCTGAATATTGTAGCGCCCAGGCGTTGAAGGATTCCAGGTCGAAAAACAGGTCGCGCACCGGCTCGTGGCCGCTTTGCGCGGTAAAGCCGCACAGCCGGCGCCAGAAAATCGTGTAATCGACCTTGTTGCTGGCCAGCAGCCGGAAGGTGCTTTCGATCAGCTGGCCGTCGCTTTCATGCTCATCGGGCAGCCCCAGCTTGGCGCGCATCCGGGCCTGCAGCGCCTGCGGGAACACGGTTTTGTACGACTCCAGCGCGGCCAGCGCGTCTTCCTGGTTCTCGATCAAGGGCAGCAAGGCCTGGCCGAGGCAGAACAGGTTCCAGTACGCCATGTTGGGCTGCTTGTTGTAGGCATAGCGGCCGTGGTCGTCCGAGTGGTTGCAGATGTGGCCGGGATCGAACGCATCGAGGAACTGGAACGGGCCGTAGTCAATCGTCAGCCCCAGGATGCTCATGTTGTCGGTGTTCATCACGCCATGGCAAAAGCCGACCGCCTGCCAGGCCGCCATCATGTGCGCGGTGCGTTCGCTGACCGCCTGGAGCAGCGCCGCATACGGCTGCCTGGCCTCACGGCAGTCGGGATAAAAGCGGGCTATGACGTAATCGGCCAGCGCCTTGAGCTGCGCCGGCTTGTTGCGGTAGCTGAAATGCTCGAAATGGCCGAAGCGGATAAAGCTCGGCGCCGTGCGGGTCACGACGGCCGCCGTTTCTATTTCCTCGCGCCGCACCGCTGCGTCGGAGCCGGTCACGCACAGCGCGCGCGTGGTTGCAATGCCCAGGCCGTGCATGGCTTCGGAGCACAAAAATTCCCGGATCGAACTGCGCAGCACGGCCCGGCCATCGCCCATGCGGGAGTAGGGCGTCTTGCCCGCGCCCTTGAGCTGGATTTCCTGCGGACCCCTGGGCGTTTCGAGTTCCCCGAGCAGGATCGCCCGGCCGTCGCCCAGTTGCCCGGCCCAGACGCCGAACTGGTGTCCGGCATAGACGCTGGCCAGCGGGCGCGAGCCTGCAAGCGGCTGGTTGCCGGTCAGGGCGGCCAGCGTCTCGGCCGACTCCAGCCATTGGTCGTGCAGCCCCAGTTCGCGCGCCAGCGCGCGGTTGCGCCCGACCCAGTACGGCGACGGCAGGGGGCTGGGCGCCAGTTCGGTGTAGAAATCCGCACCCAGTCCGGCAAAGCTGTTGACCCATTTCAGGTCAGGCGCGGCAGGATGGGGGTTGGCGCTTGTTGGGGTGTCGAAGGCAGTGCTCATGGCTTTATTGTGCTATGGGGCAAGCAGCCGTGTGCAGCCAGGGATAAGGTTTGTGTATTGCGTTGCAAGGTGTCGCCAAGGTGGCACGGCTACGGAGTTTCCCGGGGCAGGCCCGGAAATGCGGCCTGTACTATTCCTCCACAACTCATTCGGTTTACATGGCATGCCCAACCGGGCGGAAAAGGACGCAGACGATGTTAGGTTTAATGCAGAACCAGCCCTTGCTGATTTCATCACTGATCGAATTTGCCGCGCGCCACCATGGCGATGCGCAAATCGTCTCGCGCCGGGTCGAGGGCGACATCCATCGCTACACCTACAAGGAGGCTGCCCGGCGTTCGCGCCAGGTCGCCCATGCGCTGGATGGGCTGGGGCTGAACTTCAGCGACCGCGTGGCCACGCTGGCGTGGAACGGCTACCGGCATTTTGAGCTGTACTACGGCGTCAGCGGCTCGGGCCGCGTGCTGCACACGCTGAACCCACGCCTGCACCCTGAGCAGATCGCCTGGATCGCCAACCATGCCGAAGACCAGGTGCTGTGCTTCGAGCTGAGTTTTTTGCCGCTGGTGCAGGCCTTCCACGGCAAATGCCCGACCATCAAACACTACATCGCGCTGTGCGATGCGGACAAGCTGCCGGTGGATTCAGGCATTCCCAACCTGCAGAGCTACGAAGGCTGGATAAGCGCGCAGCCGGACACCTACGACTGGCCCGTCTTCGATGAAAACACCGCGTCGAGCATGTGCTACACCAGCGGCACCACCGGCCACCCGAAGGCCGCGCTCTACAGCCATCGCTCCAGCACGCTGCACGCCTACGCGGCGGCGCTGCCCGACGTGATGGGCATCTCGGCGCGCGATGCGGTCCTGCCGGTGGTGCCGATGTTCCATGTCAACGCCTGGGGCATTCCGTATTCGGGGCCGCTGACCGGCGCCAAGCTGGTGTTTCCCGGCCCGGCGCTCGACGGCAAGTCGGTGTATGAGCTGATCGAGGCTGAAAAAGTTACCTATGCCGCTGGCGTGCCGACGATCTGGCAAATGCTGCTGACGCATGTGAAATCGGCTGGTTTGCGCTTTTCAACGCTGCGCCGCACCGTGATTGGCGGCGCGGCCTGCCCGCCCTTCATGATTCAGGCCTTCAGCGACGACTACGGCGTGGAAGTACTGCACGCCTGGGGCATGACCGAAATGAGCCCGCTGGGAACGCTGTGCACGCTGAAGAACAAGCATGACAGCCTGACCGAAGACGAGAAGATGAAAATCCGCCTCAAGCAGGGCCGCGCCATTTACGGCGTCGATATGAAAATCGTCGATGGCGCCGGCAAGGAACTGCCCTGGGACGGCAAGACCTATGGTGACCTGATGGTCAAGGGGCCGTGGATCATCCGCGAATACTACAAAGGCGATAGCGACCCGCTGGTCGATGGCTGGTTTCCGACCGGCGACGTGGCCACGATTGACGCCGACGGCTACATGCAGATCACCGACCGCAGCAAGGATGTCATCAAGTCGGGCGGCGAATGGATCAGCTCGATTGACATTGAAAACATCGCCGTCGCCCATCCGGCCATCCTCATGGCCGCCTGCATCGGCGTGGCGCATCCGAAGTGGGACGAGCGGCCCATCATCGCGGTGGTGAAAAAACCGGGCATGGACGTCAGCCGCGAAGAGCTGCTGAAGTTCTACGAGGGCAAGACCGCCAAATGGCAGATTCCCGATGACGTGGTGTTTGTCGATGCCATCCCCATGGGCGCGACCGGCAAGATGCTCAAGACCCGGCTGCGCGAGATGCTGAAAGACTACAAGCTGCCGCAGAGCTGAGCCGTTGGCGTCATGATGCAAGGCCCGACCACCCTCGGGCCTTTTTTATTTTTCACCTCAGGCATTCGACGCGACCATGACTCTGGAGTTCTTCACCATTTCCCTGCTCAACGGGCTGAGCTACGGGCTGCTGCTGTTCATGCTCAGCGCGGGGCTGACGCTGATCTTCAGCATGATGGGCGTGCTCAACTTCGCGCATGCTTCCTTCTACATGGTGGGCGCCTATGTGGCCTACAGCCTGTCGCAGGTGATGGGTTTCTGGTGGTCGCTGCTGGCCGCGCCGCTGGTGGTGTTTGCGCTGGGCGCGGCCTTCGAGCGCTTTTGCTTGCGCCGGGTCCATCAATTCGGCCATGTGCCCGAATTGCTGGTGACGTTTGGCCTGTCCTACCTGCTGCTGGAGGTCGTCCAACTCATCTGGGGCCGCGCGGCGGTCAATTACGCCTTGCCCGGTGAATTGCAGGGGCCGCTGTTCACCGTGTTCGGCATCCACTTTCCCAAATCGCGCGCCTTCATCATGGCCATCTCGCTGGTCATGCTGGCCGGCATCTGGCTGCTGCTCACGCGCACGCGTATCGGGCTGGTGATCCAGGCGGCGCTGACGCACCCGGAAATGGCGCAGGCGCTGGGCCACAACGTGCCGCGCATCTTCATGCTGGTGTTCGGCGGCGGCGCGGCGCTGGCGGGGCTGGCCGGCGTGGTCGGCGGCAACACCTTCATCACCGAGCCCGCCATGGCCGGCTCGGTCGGCGCGATCATCTTCGTGGTGGTCGTGGTCGGCGGCCTGGGCTCGCTCAGCGGGGCTTTTCTGGCGTCGATTCTGATCGGGCTGATCCAGACCTTCGCGGTCGCCATGGACCAGTCGCTGATGACGCTCCTGGGTCGCTTCAGCGTCGTGGTGACGCCCGACACCTTCGGCTATCCGCTGCTCAAGCTGACCATTTCGCAGGTCGCGCCCATCCTGCCATTTTTGCTCCTGGTGCTGATGCTGATCTTCCGGCCCCGAGGCCTTCTGGGCACGCGGGAAGGTTAAGGCGCATGGCAAGCACTTTTCAGGCCGTCAAACCCTTCAACACCGGCCGCTGGGTCGTCTGGACGCTGTATGCGTTGCTGCTGGTGGCCGCGCCGCTGCTGTTCAAGAGCAGCCTGTCGCTGACCCTGCTGTCGCAGGCCGGTTACCTGGTCATCATCTGCCTGAGCTACAACATCCTGCTGGGGCAGGGCGGCATGCTCAGTTTCGGCCATGCGGTGTATTCGGGGCTCGGGTCTTTCCTGGCGATTCATGCGATGAACCTGGCGGCAAGCGGCCGCTTTTACATTCCGCTGAGTCTGATCCCGCTGGTCGGCGGCCTGTCGGGGCTGTTCTTTGCCGCCTTGCTGGGCTATGTGAGCACCAAAAAGGCTGGCACCACCTTTGCCATGATCACGCTGGGCATGGGCGAACTGGTGTTTGCGATGTCGCTGATGTTCCCGGAATTCTTTGGCGGCGAAGCTGGCATCACCACCAACCGCGCCTATGG comes from Polaromonas naphthalenivorans CJ2 and encodes:
- a CDS encoding 3-(methylthio)propionyl-CoA ligase — translated: MLGLMQNQPLLISSLIEFAARHHGDAQIVSRRVEGDIHRYTYKEAARRSRQVAHALDGLGLNFSDRVATLAWNGYRHFELYYGVSGSGRVLHTLNPRLHPEQIAWIANHAEDQVLCFELSFLPLVQAFHGKCPTIKHYIALCDADKLPVDSGIPNLQSYEGWISAQPDTYDWPVFDENTASSMCYTSGTTGHPKAALYSHRSSTLHAYAAALPDVMGISARDAVLPVVPMFHVNAWGIPYSGPLTGAKLVFPGPALDGKSVYELIEAEKVTYAAGVPTIWQMLLTHVKSAGLRFSTLRRTVIGGAACPPFMIQAFSDDYGVEVLHAWGMTEMSPLGTLCTLKNKHDSLTEDEKMKIRLKQGRAIYGVDMKIVDGAGKELPWDGKTYGDLMVKGPWIIREYYKGDSDPLVDGWFPTGDVATIDADGYMQITDRSKDVIKSGGEWISSIDIENIAVAHPAILMAACIGVAHPKWDERPIIAVVKKPGMDVSREELLKFYEGKTAKWQIPDDVVFVDAIPMGATGKMLKTRLREMLKDYKLPQS
- a CDS encoding protein adenylyltransferase SelO produces the protein MSTAFDTPTSANPHPAAPDLKWVNSFAGLGADFYTELAPSPLPSPYWVGRNRALARELGLHDQWLESAETLAALTGNQPLAGSRPLASVYAGHQFGVWAGQLGDGRAILLGELETPRGPQEIQLKGAGKTPYSRMGDGRAVLRSSIREFLCSEAMHGLGIATTRALCVTGSDAAVRREEIETAAVVTRTAPSFIRFGHFEHFSYRNKPAQLKALADYVIARFYPDCREARQPYAALLQAVSERTAHMMAAWQAVGFCHGVMNTDNMSILGLTIDYGPFQFLDAFDPGHICNHSDDHGRYAYNKQPNMAYWNLFCLGQALLPLIENQEDALAALESYKTVFPQALQARMRAKLGLPDEHESDGQLIESTFRLLASNKVDYTIFWRRLCGFTAQSGHEPVRDLFFDLESFNAWALQYSERLAPVDIAQKADLMLKSNPKYVLRNHLGEEAIQAAKLKDFSQVDTLLTLLQAPFDEHPGQDSFAGFPPDWASSIAISCSS
- a CDS encoding branched-chain amino acid ABC transporter permease, which gives rise to MTLEFFTISLLNGLSYGLLLFMLSAGLTLIFSMMGVLNFAHASFYMVGAYVAYSLSQVMGFWWSLLAAPLVVFALGAAFERFCLRRVHQFGHVPELLVTFGLSYLLLEVVQLIWGRAAVNYALPGELQGPLFTVFGIHFPKSRAFIMAISLVMLAGIWLLLTRTRIGLVIQAALTHPEMAQALGHNVPRIFMLVFGGGAALAGLAGVVGGNTFITEPAMAGSVGAIIFVVVVVGGLGSLSGAFLASILIGLIQTFAVAMDQSLMTLLGRFSVVVTPDTFGYPLLKLTISQVAPILPFLLLVLMLIFRPRGLLGTREG